Proteins encoded within one genomic window of Pseudorasbora parva isolate DD20220531a chromosome 3, ASM2467924v1, whole genome shotgun sequence:
- the slc6a4b gene encoding solute carrier family 6 member 4b has product MPHQEQVIAHGNLCAPGPPNNAGYNSNPVPVIIQTESRDKWSKKMDFLLSVIGFAVDLGNVWRFPYICYQNGGGAFLIPYVLMAIFGGVPLFYMELALGQFHRTGAISIWKHICPIFKGIGFAICIIALYVSFYYNTIIAWALFYFYSSFSSTLPWTSCDNEWNTENCTNYFGKDNVTWTNYSRSPAEEFYTRNVLAVHESSGLGNVGYIRWQLMLCLFLIFTIVYFSLWKGVKTSGKVVWVTATLPYVVLLILMVRGATLPGAWKGVVFYLNPKWEKLQETSVWVDAAAQIFFSLGPGFGVLLALSSYNPFNNNCYRDAIVTSLVNCLTSFVSGFVIFTVLGYMAEQRNVNVEDVARDKGPSLLFITYPEAIANMVGSTFFAIIFFVMMITLGLDSTFGGLEAIITAVMDEYPDVLSNRRELFVLGLVVVCFLGSLSTLTKGGAYVVKLLEEFGVGSSIIAIVFLEATAVSWFYGINRFSNDIKSMLGYTPGLFWKVCWVAISPAFLAYIIISSLLNPQPLALFDYKFPDWSITVGFVIGASSFIWIPIYMVYKLVWTPGSLKQRLAVCLRPERTLPDIHADSMGLSPIP; this is encoded by the exons ATGCCCCACCAAGAGCAAGTGATCGCTCACGGGAACCTCTGCGCCCCGGGTCCTCCAAACAACGCCGGGTACAACAGCAACCCAGTGCCCGTCATCATTCAGACAGAGTCCCGTGATAAATGGAGCAAAAAAATGGACTTTCTTTTATCGGTGATTGGGTTCGCGGTAGACCTCGGAAATGTTTGGAGATTTCCATATATTTGTTATCAAAACGGCGGag GTGCATTTCTTATTCCTTATGTCTTGATGGCTATATTCGGTGGGGTGCCTCTTTTCTACATGGAGTTAGCTCTGGGACAGTTTCACAGAACAGGTGCCATATCCATATGGAAACATATTTGCCCTATTTTTAAAG GTATTGGTTTCGCCATCTGCATCATTGCACTGTATGTGTCCTTCTACTATAACACCATCATCGCCTGGGCTCTGTTCTACTTCTACTCGTCCTTCAGCAGCACTTTGCCCTGGACAAGCTGTGATAATGAATGGAACACAGAAAACTGCACTAACTACTTCGGTAAAGACAATGTGACCTGGACAAACTATTCACGATCACCCGCCGAGGAGTTTTACAC GAGGAATGTTCTGGCAGTTCATGAATCATCTGGGCTTGGGAATGTGGGATACATTCGCTGGCAGCTCATGCTCTGCCTCTTCCTCATCTTCACCATTGTCTACTTCAGCCTGTGGAAAGGAGTCAAGACTTCAGGAAAG GTAGTATGGGTGACTGCCACCCTGCCGTACGTAGTGCTGTTGATTCTTATGGTCCGTGGTGCCACTTTGCCAGGAGCGTGGAAAGGAGTGGTGTTCTACCTCAATCCCAAATGGGAGAAACTGCAGGAGACCAGC GTATGGGTGGATGCAGCGGCGCAGATCTTCTTCTCTCTTGGTCCTGGTTTTGGTGTGCTGCTTGCCCTGTCCAGCTACAATCCCTTCAACAATAACTGCTACAG AGATGCTATTGTTACCAGTCTGGTGAACTGCCTGACAAGTTTTGTGTCAGGATTTGTTATTTTTACTGTCCTGGGATATATGGCTGAACAGAGAAATGTAAACGTTGAAGATGTAGCCAGGGACAAAG GGCCGAGTCTGCTCTTCATCACATATCCAGAAGCCATCGCAAACATGGTTGGGTCGACTTTCTTTGCCATCATCTTCTTTGTGATGATGATTACTCTTGGATTGGACAGCACT TTTGGTGGGCTAGAGGCCATAATCACAGCTGTAATGGATGAGTACCCAGATGTCCTGTCCAATCGGAGAGAGCTTTTTGTTCTTGGACTGGTGGTTGTTTGCTTTCTCGGCTCTCTCAGCACCCTTACGAAA GGTGGTGCATATGTGGTGAAGTTACTGGAAGAATTTGGAGTTGGTTCTTCAATTATAGCTATAGTCTTTCTGGAGGCCACAGCAGTATCCTGGTTTTATG GTATTAACAGATTCAGCAATGATATCAAGTCAATGTTGGGATATACTCCAGGATTGTTCTGGAAAGTTTGTTGGGTTGCCATCAGCCCAGCATTTCTTGCT TACATTATTATCAGCTCACTTCTGAACCCTCAACCCCTCGCGCTATTCGACTACAAGTTCCCAGACTGGAGCATCACGGTTGGTTTTGTCATCGGAGCTTCCTCCTTCATATGGATCCCCATATACATGGTGTATAAGCTCGTGTGGACCCCAGGCTCTCTTAAACAG CGCCTTGCTGTATGTCTGCGACCGGAGAGAACACTGCCAGATATCCACGCTGACAGTATGGGGTTAAGTCCGATACCTTAG